The Sulfurimonas lithotrophica genome includes a region encoding these proteins:
- the atpA gene encoding F0F1 ATP synthase subunit alpha produces the protein MVAKIQADEISSIIKERIDNFELNVDINETGKIVSYADGVAQVYGLSNIMAGEMVEFEEGTKGLAMNLEEASAGIVILGTGTGLKEGMSVKRLGRLLRVPVGDALLGRVVNALGEPIDGKGPIETTETRFVEEKAPGIMERKSVHEPLATGIKAIDALVPIGRGQRELIIGDRQTGKTTVALDSIINQKGNGVVSIYVAIGQKESTVAQVVRRLEEHGAMENTIVVAASGAEAAALQFLAPYTGVTMGEYFRDNARHGLIVYDDLSKHAVAYREMSLILRRPPGREAYPGDVFYVHSRLLERAAKLSDEEGAGSLTALPIIETQAGDVAAYIPTNVISITDGQIFLETDLFNSGVRPAINVGLSVSRVGGAAQIKATKQVAGTLRLDLAQYRELQAFAQFASDLDEVSRKQLERGQRMVEVLKQGPFSPLAAEKQVLAIFAGNEGFLDDMDPSNVVRFENELYPFIEASYPQIFENIRSASKVDDDTKALMLKALEEFKASFVVA, from the coding sequence AATTAAAGAGCGTATTGACAATTTTGAATTAAATGTTGATATTAACGAAACTGGTAAGATTGTTTCTTATGCTGATGGTGTTGCACAGGTTTACGGACTAAGCAATATTATGGCCGGTGAAATGGTAGAGTTTGAAGAGGGTACTAAAGGTTTGGCAATGAACCTTGAAGAAGCAAGTGCAGGTATAGTTATACTTGGTACTGGTACTGGACTTAAAGAGGGAATGAGTGTTAAGAGACTAGGTCGTCTTTTACGTGTACCTGTTGGTGATGCTCTTTTAGGTCGTGTTGTAAATGCATTAGGTGAGCCAATTGACGGTAAAGGTCCTATTGAAACAACTGAAACTCGTTTCGTTGAAGAAAAAGCACCTGGTATTATGGAGCGTAAATCAGTACATGAGCCTTTAGCAACCGGTATTAAAGCAATTGATGCACTTGTTCCAATCGGTCGTGGTCAACGTGAGCTTATAATTGGTGATAGACAAACTGGTAAAACTACTGTTGCACTAGACTCAATTATCAACCAAAAAGGTAACGGTGTTGTATCTATCTACGTAGCAATCGGTCAAAAAGAATCAACTGTAGCACAAGTTGTTCGTCGTTTGGAAGAACACGGTGCAATGGAGAACACTATCGTTGTAGCTGCAAGTGGTGCTGAAGCTGCTGCGCTTCAATTCTTAGCTCCATATACTGGTGTAACAATGGGTGAATACTTCCGTGACAATGCTAGACACGGTTTAATCGTATATGATGATTTATCTAAACATGCGGTTGCTTACCGTGAGATGTCTCTAATTCTTCGTCGTCCTCCGGGTCGTGAAGCATACCCGGGTGATGTTTTCTACGTTCACTCAAGACTGTTAGAGCGTGCAGCTAAATTAAGTGATGAAGAGGGAGCTGGTTCTTTAACTGCTTTACCAATCATTGAAACTCAAGCTGGTGACGTTGCGGCATATATTCCAACGAATGTTATCTCTATTACTGATGGTCAAATCTTCCTTGAGACTGATTTATTCAACTCAGGTGTTCGTCCTGCGATTAACGTTGGTCTTTCAGTATCTCGTGTTGGTGGTGCTGCTCAGATTAAAGCTACTAAGCAAGTTGCCGGTACGTTGCGTCTTGACCTTGCACAATATCGTGAATTACAAGCGTTTGCTCAGTTCGCATCTGACCTTGATGAAGTTTCTCGTAAACAACTAGAGCGTGGTCAAAGAATGGTAGAAGTTCTAAAACAAGGTCCTTTCTCTCCACTTGCTGCTGAGAAACAAGTTCTTGCTATTTTTGCAGGTAACGAAGGTTTCTTGGATGATATGGATCCGTCTAACGTTGTTAGATTTGAAAATGAGTTATATCCATTTATTGAAGCTTCTTATCCTCAAATTTTTGAGAATATCAGAAGTGCAAGTAAAGTTGATGACGACACAAAAGCACTAATGTTAAAAGCACTTGAAGAGTTTAAAGCTTCTTTTGTAGTAGCATAA
- the atpG gene encoding ATP synthase F1 subunit gamma, translated as MANLKDIQRKIKSVSNTQKTTRAMKLVSTAKLRRAEELAKRSRLYSDKLNQVIAEIAGRIKCHKVGGLEGNRCFTDIDNPKTVDIIFVTADKGLCGGFNIQTIKAVNKLLAEYKEKNVKVRLSGVGKKGIEFFKYNETELFESVVGLSSKPEKKTSDDFISTSIEDFKDGKIDAVHIVYNGYKNMITQELHVNKILPIDTEQFECGEPEKSSMLEIEAQDEENMLDSLVNRYVEYSMYYSLIDSVAAEHSARMQAMDAATNNAKEMVKSLNIEFNKARQAAITTELIEIISGVESMK; from the coding sequence ATGGCAAACTTGAAAGATATTCAAAGAAAGATTAAGAGTGTATCTAACACTCAAAAGACGACACGTGCTATGAAGCTGGTTTCAACTGCTAAGCTTCGTCGTGCAGAAGAGCTTGCAAAACGCTCACGTCTTTATTCTGATAAACTTAATCAGGTTATTGCCGAAATAGCTGGACGTATCAAATGTCATAAAGTTGGTGGATTAGAAGGTAATAGATGTTTTACCGATATAGATAATCCTAAAACTGTTGATATAATCTTTGTTACGGCTGATAAAGGTCTTTGTGGTGGTTTTAATATTCAAACAATTAAAGCTGTTAATAAACTTTTAGCTGAGTATAAAGAAAAAAACGTAAAAGTTCGTCTAAGCGGTGTCGGTAAAAAAGGTATTGAATTTTTTAAATATAACGAAACAGAACTTTTCGAATCTGTTGTAGGTTTAAGTTCAAAACCTGAAAAGAAAACATCAGATGATTTCATCTCAACTTCTATAGAAGATTTTAAAGATGGAAAAATCGATGCAGTTCATATTGTATATAATGGTTATAAAAACATGATTACTCAAGAGTTACATGTTAATAAAATATTACCTATTGATACTGAACAATTTGAATGTGGTGAACCTGAAAAGTCGTCAATGTTAGAGATAGAAGCACAAGATGAAGAAAATATGCTTGATTCTTTGGTAAACAGATATGTTGAGTACTCTATGTATTACTCACTAATCGATTCTGTTGCTGCTGAGCATTCTGCTCGTATGCAGGCAATGGATGCTGCTACTAATAATGCTAAAGAGATGGTTAAGTCTTTAAACATTGAATTTAATAAAGCGCGTCAAGCTGCAATTACTACTGAGCTAATAGAGATTATTAGTGGTGTAGAGTCTATGAAATAA
- the atpD gene encoding F0F1 ATP synthase subunit beta, whose protein sequence is MIGKISQVMGPVVDVDFDGYLPIINEAIEVQVNVEGSEHRLVLEVAAHLGDGRVRTIAMDMSEGLVRGMECKATGAPIQVPVGEKVLGRIFNVIGETIDGGEQVTDSETWSIHREPPALVDQSTKTEMFETGIKVVDLLAPYSKGGKVGLFGGAGVGKTVIIMELIHNVAMGHDGLSVFAGVGERTREGNDLYHEMKESNVLDKVALCYGQMSEPPGARNRIALTGLTMAEYFRDEKKLDVLMFIDNIFRFAQSGSEMSALLGRIPSAVGYQPTLAREMSALQDRITSTTNGSITSVQAVYVPADDLTDPAPASVFAHLDATTVLNRKIAEKGIYPAVDPLDSTSRLLDPQILGEEHYNVARGVQQTLQKYKDLQDIIAILGMDELSEDDKNVVERARKIEKFLSQPFFVAEVFTGAPGKYVSLEDTIKGFKGILDGEYDHMPENAFYMVGGMDEAIANAEKSK, encoded by the coding sequence ATGATAGGAAAAATTAGCCAAGTTATGGGTCCTGTTGTTGATGTTGATTTTGACGGATATCTTCCGATAATCAATGAAGCAATCGAAGTACAAGTAAATGTAGAAGGTAGTGAGCATCGTTTAGTTTTAGAAGTTGCTGCTCACTTAGGTGACGGTCGTGTTCGTACAATTGCTATGGATATGAGTGAAGGTTTAGTTCGTGGAATGGAATGTAAAGCTACAGGTGCTCCAATTCAAGTACCTGTTGGTGAAAAAGTTCTTGGACGTATATTCAACGTAATCGGTGAGACAATCGATGGTGGTGAACAAGTTACTGATTCTGAGACTTGGTCGATTCACCGTGAGCCGCCTGCATTAGTTGACCAATCAACTAAAACAGAGATGTTTGAAACAGGTATTAAAGTTGTTGACTTACTAGCTCCTTACTCAAAAGGTGGTAAAGTTGGACTATTCGGTGGTGCCGGTGTTGGTAAAACAGTTATTATCATGGAGCTTATCCACAACGTTGCTATGGGTCACGACGGTTTATCTGTATTTGCCGGTGTTGGTGAGCGTACACGTGAAGGTAATGACCTTTACCACGAGATGAAAGAATCAAATGTACTTGACAAAGTTGCACTGTGTTATGGTCAAATGAGTGAGCCTCCAGGAGCACGTAACCGTATTGCTTTAACTGGTCTTACTATGGCTGAGTATTTCCGTGATGAGAAAAAACTTGATGTACTTATGTTTATCGATAACATCTTCCGTTTTGCTCAGTCAGGTTCTGAGATGTCTGCGCTTCTTGGTCGTATCCCATCAGCTGTTGGTTACCAACCTACACTTGCTCGTGAGATGTCTGCATTACAAGATCGTATTACATCTACAACTAACGGTTCTATTACTTCAGTTCAAGCTGTATATGTACCTGCGGATGACTTAACTGACCCTGCTCCTGCTTCTGTTTTTGCTCACTTAGATGCAACTACGGTACTTAACCGTAAAATTGCGGAAAAAGGTATTTATCCTGCGGTTGATCCACTAGATTCAACTTCAAGATTACTTGATCCGCAAATTTTAGGTGAAGAGCACTATAATGTAGCTCGTGGTGTTCAACAAACATTACAAAAATATAAAGACCTTCAAGATATCATTGCAATTCTTGGTATGGATGAGCTTTCTGAAGATGATAAAAACGTTGTTGAACGTGCTCGTAAAATTGAGAAATTTCTTTCTCAACCATTCTTCGTTGCAGAAGTATTTACAGGTGCTCCTGGTAAATATGTATCTCTTGAAGACACTATCAAAGGTTTCAAAGGTATCTTAGACGGTGAGTATGACCACATGCCGGAAAATGCATTCTATATGGTTGGTGGTATGGATGAGGCTATTGCTAACGCTGAAAAAAGCAAGTAA